From the genome of Candidatus Thermoplasmatota archaeon, one region includes:
- a CDS encoding DUF1614 domain-containing protein: protein MLEPLAVLGSLAPWPLLLAAVALLGAWALFRRRTDVFAEVGFGEREVLLLALGPVVGVTLNVPLAPVGGTWIALNLGGGLLPILIAGLWIARSRESGRLRVVGVTALAGTVLVALVAHHVARFDPAIGVFAEFPAFFFPPVVAAAFALAVSIRDLPRSLPVAYASGSLGALVGADLANAGAILDHYALWPEPGVVSIGGAGAFDMVPLTGTLAMLACAVLVGLARARPVAVFARVDAGADDRRRALAALARSPASAATQRAMAALDRSEAHLWRGEWDRSREAARAAVADALSTRSPDSMSPTLFRRAREILGLSGLRSTRATALEAHAAARDVVAELAGLPRAFVRPPPPRTASAALRLAAFLVDALVLLGVVGALAIALLFRVLLPALPDAPAFARASVFVLLVALPLALAYFTLFEYAWAATPGKRLFGLRVATVEGRMPSLLACFVRNLFRLPWVPAALHAMLLPLGVFLLDGAALTGYVVLAADAWLLSRTELDQRLGDVVADTVVVQDR, encoded by the coding sequence GTGCTCGAACCGCTCGCGGTTCTCGGGTCGCTTGCGCCTTGGCCCCTGCTCCTGGCGGCCGTGGCCCTCCTTGGCGCGTGGGCTCTCTTCCGTCGGCGCACCGACGTGTTCGCCGAGGTCGGCTTTGGAGAGCGCGAGGTGCTCCTTCTGGCGCTGGGTCCCGTGGTGGGCGTTACGCTGAACGTTCCGCTTGCCCCGGTGGGCGGAACGTGGATCGCGCTCAACCTGGGCGGCGGCTTGCTCCCGATCCTCATCGCCGGCCTGTGGATCGCCCGCTCGCGCGAGTCCGGGCGCCTGCGGGTGGTGGGCGTCACGGCCCTCGCGGGGACGGTCCTCGTCGCGCTCGTTGCGCACCACGTGGCGCGCTTCGATCCGGCAATCGGCGTCTTCGCGGAGTTCCCCGCCTTCTTCTTCCCGCCCGTCGTGGCCGCGGCCTTCGCTCTGGCCGTCTCCATCCGCGATCTTCCCCGCTCGCTCCCCGTCGCGTACGCCTCCGGAAGCCTCGGCGCGCTTGTGGGCGCGGACCTGGCAAACGCGGGCGCCATCCTCGATCACTACGCGCTCTGGCCCGAGCCCGGCGTCGTCTCGATCGGCGGCGCGGGCGCCTTCGACATGGTTCCCCTCACCGGAACGTTGGCGATGCTCGCGTGCGCCGTCCTGGTCGGCTTGGCGCGCGCGCGGCCCGTCGCCGTGTTCGCGCGCGTGGACGCAGGCGCCGACGACCGGCGCCGCGCGCTCGCGGCCCTCGCCCGAAGCCCCGCCTCCGCCGCGACGCAGCGCGCGATGGCGGCCCTGGATCGGTCGGAGGCGCACCTTTGGCGGGGCGAATGGGACCGCTCGCGCGAGGCGGCCCGCGCCGCGGTGGCCGACGCGCTCTCGACGCGCTCGCCCGACTCCATGTCGCCCACGCTCTTCCGCCGCGCGCGGGAGATCCTCGGCCTCTCCGGCTTGCGTTCCACGCGGGCCACGGCGCTCGAAGCCCACGCGGCGGCGCGGGACGTCGTGGCCGAGCTTGCGGGGTTGCCGCGCGCGTTCGTCCGCCCGCCGCCGCCTCGGACGGCCTCGGCGGCGCTGCGGCTCGCGGCTTTCCTCGTGGACGCGCTTGTCCTCCTTGGCGTCGTGGGCGCGCTTGCGATCGCGCTCCTGTTCCGCGTCCTCTTGCCGGCGCTTCCCGACGCGCCGGCCTTCGCGCGCGCGTCCGTCTTCGTGCTCCTCGTTGCGCTGCCGCTTGCGCTCGCCTATTTCACGCTCTTCGAGTACGCCTGGGCGGCCACGCCGGGGAAGCGCCTGTTCGGCCTTCGCGTTGCGACGGTGGAAGGGCGCATGCCAAGCCTGCTCGCCTGCTTTGTCCGAAACCTCTTCCGCTTGCCGTGGGTCCCCGCTGCGCTCCACGCCATGCTCCTTCCTCTTGGCGTCTTCCTGCTGGACGGCGCGGCTCTCACGGGCTACGTCGTGCTCGCCGCCGACGCGTGGCTCCTGTCGCGGACGGAGCTCGACCAGCGTCTGGGCGACGTCGTTGCCGACACGGTCGTCGTGCAAGACCGCTAA
- a CDS encoding ACT domain-containing protein has product MTKEFVVSLQNRPGSLAEFCAGLARANVNITGMACVPGAEFGTFRFTVTPTSAPTAEAWLRTKNIPFVTRDVLTRSVPNTPGALATICRELFDSGVNIDSMYGFAGERPGEVELCIEPSPEHFATAKKVLGW; this is encoded by the coding sequence ATGACGAAGGAATTCGTGGTGAGCTTGCAGAACCGGCCGGGATCGCTTGCGGAGTTCTGCGCGGGGCTTGCGCGCGCCAACGTGAACATCACCGGCATGGCCTGCGTGCCGGGCGCCGAGTTTGGGACCTTCCGATTCACCGTGACGCCCACGTCGGCGCCGACGGCCGAGGCGTGGCTTCGGACGAAGAACATCCCGTTCGTGACGCGCGACGTGCTCACGCGCTCGGTGCCCAACACGCCGGGCGCGCTTGCCACGATCTGCCGCGAGCTTTTCGACTCGGGCGTCAACATCGACTCCATGTACGGCTTCGCGGGCGAGCGCCCCGGAGAGGTCGAGCTTTGCATCGAGCCTTCGCCCGAGCACTTCGCGACGGCAAAGAAGGTCCTCGGCTGGTAG